A single region of the Sorghum bicolor cultivar BTx623 chromosome 7, Sorghum_bicolor_NCBIv3, whole genome shotgun sequence genome encodes:
- the LOC8057861 gene encoding traB domain-containing protein isoform X2, whose translation MRSRPARMAAGPTPSAAAASFRPPIPPPPPCFNYRAAVLADTRAAAAAAGDPALAGLVESGALVRVPRRRFGPVPAWRPPDFVEPDEVWILGTSHLSPDSVADVERVLRAVQPDNVVVELCRSRAGIMYVSSDSSDEPLLKSNMFSLGGSKFFGAVNRSINLGGQSAFALRLLLAVFSSKISSSANRPFGEEFRAARRVSEDIGAQLVLGDRPIEITLERAWKSLTWDQKTKLLISLFRGIASTTDTPDEKTAVSPYELYEKLSTSYPALLQPLIHERDMFLAWSLKRSKAVNKSKTVVGVVGKGHINGIVYALISDQGDLRFRDLVGRASSDTWVSSLIKGLVRDTVIGLVLWALYEQLQAVL comes from the exons ATGCGCAGCCGACCCGCCAGGATGGCAGCGGGGCCCACCCCATCCGCCGCGGCGGCGTCGTTCCGGCCGCcgatcccgccgccgccgccgtgcttcaACTACCGGGCGGCCGTGCTCGCCGacacgcgcgccgccgccgccgccgcgggtgaCCCCGCGCTGGCGGGGCTGGTGGAGTCCGGCGCGCTCGTGCGCGTCCCGCGTCGGCGGTTCGGCCCGGTCCCGGCGTGGCGCCCGCCGGACTTCGTGGAGCCCGACGAGGTGTGGATCCTCGGCACCTCGCACCTCTCCCCGGACTCCGTCGCCGACGTCGAGCGCGTCCTCCGCGCCGTCCAACCCGACAACGTCGTCGTCGAGCTCTGCCGGAGCAG AGCTGGAATCATGTACGTGTCCAGTGATTCTTCCGACGAGCCGCTCTTGAAGTCTAACATGTTCTCTCTCGGTGGCTCCAAGTTCTTCGGTGCAGTCAACAGAAGCATCAACCTGG GTGGGCAGAGCGCCTTTGCTCTGCGTCTGCTCCTCGCTGTTTTTTCTTCTAAAATTTCTTCCAGTGCGAACCGGCCGTTTGGAGAAGAG TTCCGGGCAGCTAGGAGGGTGTCTGAAGACATTGGAGCTCAGCTTGTTCTTGGCGATCGCCCGATTGAAATAACT CTTGAACGAGCATGGAAATCCCTCACCTGGGATCAAAAGACAAAGCTACTCATCTCACTGTTCCGTGGGATTGCTTCGACGACTGACACGCCA GATGAGAAAACTGCCGTCAGCCCATATGAGTTGTATGAGAAACTTAGCACATCTTATCCTGCACTGCTGCAGCCTCTCATACACGAACGCGACATG TTCCTTGCATGGTCGCTGAAGCGGAGCAAGGCTGTGAACAAGAGCAAAACTGTTGTCGGAGTTGTAGGGAAGGGGCACATTAATGGCATTGTGTACGCGCTGATCTCTGATCAAGGGGATTTGAGATTCCGAGACCTTGTTGGTAGAGCATCATCTGATACATGGGTTAGCTCACTCATCAAGGGTCTGGTAAGGGACACTGTAATAGGATTGGTCCTCTGGGCTTTGTATGAACAGTTGCAGGCTGTGCTATAG
- the LOC8057861 gene encoding traB domain-containing protein isoform X1, which produces MRSRPARMAAGPTPSAAAASFRPPIPPPPPCFNYRAAVLADTRAAAAAAGDPALAGLVESGALVRVPRRRFGPVPAWRPPDFVEPDEVWILGTSHLSPDSVADVERVLRAVQPDNVVVELCRSRAGIMYVSSDSSDEPLLKSNMFSLGGSKFFGAVNRSINLGGQSAFALRLLLAVFSSKISSSANRPFGEEFRAARRVSEDIGAQLVLGDRPIEITLERAWKSLTWDQKTKLLISLFRGIASTTDTPQDEKTAVSPYELYEKLSTSYPALLQPLIHERDMFLAWSLKRSKAVNKSKTVVGVVGKGHINGIVYALISDQGDLRFRDLVGRASSDTWVSSLIKGLVRDTVIGLVLWALYEQLQAVL; this is translated from the exons ATGCGCAGCCGACCCGCCAGGATGGCAGCGGGGCCCACCCCATCCGCCGCGGCGGCGTCGTTCCGGCCGCcgatcccgccgccgccgccgtgcttcaACTACCGGGCGGCCGTGCTCGCCGacacgcgcgccgccgccgccgccgcgggtgaCCCCGCGCTGGCGGGGCTGGTGGAGTCCGGCGCGCTCGTGCGCGTCCCGCGTCGGCGGTTCGGCCCGGTCCCGGCGTGGCGCCCGCCGGACTTCGTGGAGCCCGACGAGGTGTGGATCCTCGGCACCTCGCACCTCTCCCCGGACTCCGTCGCCGACGTCGAGCGCGTCCTCCGCGCCGTCCAACCCGACAACGTCGTCGTCGAGCTCTGCCGGAGCAG AGCTGGAATCATGTACGTGTCCAGTGATTCTTCCGACGAGCCGCTCTTGAAGTCTAACATGTTCTCTCTCGGTGGCTCCAAGTTCTTCGGTGCAGTCAACAGAAGCATCAACCTGG GTGGGCAGAGCGCCTTTGCTCTGCGTCTGCTCCTCGCTGTTTTTTCTTCTAAAATTTCTTCCAGTGCGAACCGGCCGTTTGGAGAAGAG TTCCGGGCAGCTAGGAGGGTGTCTGAAGACATTGGAGCTCAGCTTGTTCTTGGCGATCGCCCGATTGAAATAACT CTTGAACGAGCATGGAAATCCCTCACCTGGGATCAAAAGACAAAGCTACTCATCTCACTGTTCCGTGGGATTGCTTCGACGACTGACACGCCA CAGGATGAGAAAACTGCCGTCAGCCCATATGAGTTGTATGAGAAACTTAGCACATCTTATCCTGCACTGCTGCAGCCTCTCATACACGAACGCGACATG TTCCTTGCATGGTCGCTGAAGCGGAGCAAGGCTGTGAACAAGAGCAAAACTGTTGTCGGAGTTGTAGGGAAGGGGCACATTAATGGCATTGTGTACGCGCTGATCTCTGATCAAGGGGATTTGAGATTCCGAGACCTTGTTGGTAGAGCATCATCTGATACATGGGTTAGCTCACTCATCAAGGGTCTGGTAAGGGACACTGTAATAGGATTGGTCCTCTGGGCTTTGTATGAACAGTTGCAGGCTGTGCTATAG
- the LOC8060554 gene encoding dehydration-responsive element-binding protein 1J has product MDFKRTTTEPPAAATSPSASPSLGSSGQHPSPPKRPAGRTKFQETRHPVFRGVRRRGRAGRWVCEVRVPGSRGDRLWVGTFDTAEAAARAHDAAMLALCGDAACLNFADSASLLHVPRPAADPSAAVGLPDVQRAATEAVAGFMLQRQRGGHDAPAAASQDNAASASAAAAGVDHAHAPRAVGPPAVDSLLELDVFGGMDDAGSYYASLAQGLLIDPPPPAVDCPDEDEDCGAGEMELWG; this is encoded by the coding sequence ATGGATTTCAAGCGCACCACCACGGAGCCTCCGGCGGCGGCAACTTCGCCTTCGGCTTCGCCGTCGCTCGGGTCGTCGGGGCAGCATCCGTCCCCGCCGAAGCGGCCGGCGGGGCGGACCAAGTTCCAGGAGACGCGGCACCCGGTGTTCCGCGGGGTGCGTCGGCGCGGCCGGGCCGGGCGGTGGGTGTGCGAGGTGCGCGTCCCGGGCAGCCGCGGGGACCGCCTGTGGGTGGGCACGTTCGACACCGCCGaggccgccgcgcgcgcgcacGACGCCGCCATGCTCGCGCTCTGCGGCGACGCCGCGTGCCTCAACTTCGCCGACTCCGCTTCGCTGCTCCACGTCCCGCGTCCCGCCGCCGACCCCTCCGCCGCTGTGGGCCTCCCCGACGTCCAGCGCGCCGCCACCGAGGCCGTCGCCGGGTTCATGCTGCAGCGCCAGCGCGGCGGGCACGACGCGCCCGCCGCTGCCTCGCAGGACAATGCCGCTTCggcttcggcggcggcggcgggcgtggACCACGCCCACGCGCCACGTGCCGTGGGGCCGCCGGCGGTGGACAGCTTGCTCGAGCTGGATGTGTTCGGCGGCATGGACGACGCCGGCTCCTACTATGCGAGCTTGGCGCAGGGGCTGCTCATCgacccgccgccgcccgccgtggACTGCCCCGACGAGGATGAAGATTGCGGCGCCGGTGAGATGGAGCTGTGGGGCTAG